Genomic window (Streptomyces liliiviolaceus):
CCCTGACGGCCCTGCTGAGCGAGGAGCCCACACCGCCCCGGCGGGCGGGTGAACTGGCGCCGGTGCTGTACGGCCTGCTGGTGAAGGACCCGGTGCGCAGGTTCTCGCCGGAGGCGGTGACGCGAGGGCTGGAGCGTGTCCTGCAGAGCCCGCCGGGCGGGGTCTTCGGGCCGCCGCCCGGCTCGCTCCCCGAGGCCCCCGGTGGGCTGTCCCCGGCCGGGAACCCGCCGGGGTTCCCGCCCTCGCACACCCCGCAGGGCCGCAGCACTCCGCAGACACCGCACACACCGGGCGGCCCCTCTCCGCAGGGCCCGCCGGGCGGCGGGCAGGGGCCTGGCGCGCAGGGGCCGTACAGGCCTTGGAATCCGTACGCGGGCGAGTCCTCCCCGCCGTACGGGAGCAGCGGATCCCCGCAGACTCCGCAGCCCTACGGGGGCGCCGGCCCGGTCCCGCCCTACGCCGGCAGTGGGTCCCCGCCCTACGGGAGCGGTCCGACGGCGGTCACCGATGCCGGCGGTGGCCGGGACGACACACGACGCATCCTGTCCACCGCCGCGGTCCTCACGGTCGTCACGGCGTTGGTTCTGGTGCTCGGCGGCGTCGCACTGGCGGCCCTCACGTTCAGCGGCGACGACAAGAAGGAGGCGAAGACCGGCGGCACGACATCGCCCGCGTCGGGCGACACGGGGCCGGCCCTCCCGTACGGCAAGAAGGTGGGGCTCAAAAAGCCGTTGAAGACCGGGGACTGTGTGCGGACCGTCTGGTCCGCGACGCCGTTCAAGTCGGTGCCGAACCTCGGCGTCGTGGACTGCGCGAAGGACTGGCCGGACGGCCAGGTGGTGGCCGTGGACACGGCGGCCGACTACGCGGACGCCCGCGCCGAGGGGGCGAGGCGCTGCGAGCGGCAGGGCGGGAAGATCGCCGAGGCGCTGCCCGACGCGGACGTCTACACCGTGACGCCGACGAAGCGTGGCTTCGAGGCGGCCGAGGCCCGTACGGCATGTCTCGTACTCGGACGGCATGCCGCCATCGGCGGCGCGGTGGGCCGTTTCCGGGAGGACGGGGCGCAGGTGTCGGTCGGTCAGATGGGCATCGGTGACTGCTGGATCGCAGTGTTGGAGGAGGACATCTACAGGGCCTCGTTGGCCGATTGCGCCGAGTTGCACAGCGACCAGTTCATAGGCGTCGTCCCGGCCCCGGCGAACATGAACTACAAGAAGGGCATCGACAACGCGAACAAGCTCTGCAGCAACAGGTTCGAGTCGACCTGGGCGCCCGACACCGAGCATGTCGTCTACGGCTGGATAACCGA
Coding sequences:
- a CDS encoding serine/threonine-protein kinase — its product is MSGDTPGRGEGRLISGRYRLLRTLGAGGMGRVWLAYDEELACEVSMKEINLPDVPVDPGGSAGEGSPERVEPGAQERIARARSEARNAARLRGHPHVATVHDVLMHEGLPWIVMEFVPDAVDLQTVVRRSGPLTPVQTARIGLGVLDALTAGHRIGILHRDVKPANILLAPDASGDPFARVLLTDYGIALQPESREPRLTATAGILGTPGYLSPERARGEPPTPAADMFSLGATLYATVEGSGPFDRHGEYATLTALLSEEPTPPRRAGELAPVLYGLLVKDPVRRFSPEAVTRGLERVLQSPPGGVFGPPPGSLPEAPGGLSPAGNPPGFPPSHTPQGRSTPQTPHTPGGPSPQGPPGGGQGPGAQGPYRPWNPYAGESSPPYGSSGSPQTPQPYGGAGPVPPYAGSGSPPYGSGPTAVTDAGGGRDDTRRILSTAAVLTVVTALVLVLGGVALAALTFSGDDKKEAKTGGTTSPASGDTGPALPYGKKVGLKKPLKTGDCVRTVWSATPFKSVPNLGVVDCAKDWPDGQVVAVDTAADYADARAEGARRCERQGGKIAEALPDADVYTVTPTKRGFEAAEARTACLVLGRHAAIGGAVGRFREDGAQVSVGQMGIGDCWIAVLEEDIYRASLADCAELHSDQFIGVVPAPANMNYKKGIDNANKLCSNRFESTWAPDTEHVVYGWITDEYSWKQGFTKAVCTVSRADRAQTSGKMSEPGAV